From the Penicillium oxalicum strain HP7-1 chromosome V, whole genome shotgun sequence genome, one window contains:
- a CDS encoding Cutinase, with translation MRLGLHYLSVLSLGVAVSAVPVQERRDVGLVERGAEFNNFLSILLSNIPVIDTTVTTGASVITEFDKVLAALTGAQTTYNELGGTCKKYTVIFARGTSEPGNVGVLVGPPLFDAMDDQFGAASVTVQGVNSYSASVQGYLAGGDPSGSAEMARQIKAAKAQCPGTKLIASGYSQGCQIVHNAINQLDTTTAGWISSVLLFGDPLKGQAMKGVSPARVFTACHALDDICKNGILIGPSHLTYAVDVPNAVKFAASF, from the exons ATGAGACTCGGCCTTCACTACCTTTCTGTGCTGTCTCTGGGAGTTGCAGTCTCTGCAGTCCCAGTTCAGGAACGGAGGGATGTTGGTCTCGTTGAGCGGGGGGCTGAGTTCAACAACTTCTTGAGCATCCTCCTCAGCAACATTCCTGTGATCGATACAACCGTCACAACCGGTGCGTCGGTCATCACCGAGTTTGACAAGGTTCTAGCAGCTTTGACTGGGGCTCAGACCACCTACAACGAGCTCGGTGGAACTTGTAAGAAATATACAGTGATCTTTGCCCGTGGTACCTCGGAGCCAGGCAAC GTTGGTGTTTTGGTTGGCCCTCCGCTGTTTGATGCTATGGATGATCAGTTCGGTGCTGCATCAGTCACTGTGCAAGGAGTGAACAGCTATTCTGCGTCAGTTCAAGGTTATCTGGCTGGCGGAGACCCCAGTGGCAGTGCCGAGAT GGCACGTCAGATTAAAGCGGCAAAGGCGCAATGCCCCGGTACCAAATTGATCGCGTCAGGGTACTCTCAAGGCTGTCAAATCGTTCATAATGCGATTAATCAACTTGACACTACCACCGCCGGATGGATCTCAAGCGTTCTGCTCTTCGGAGACCCAC TGAAAGGACAAGCAATGAAGGGTGTCTCACCTGCACGGGTCTTTACTGCTTGTCACGCGCTCGACGATATCTGCAAGAACGGCATTCTCATTGGGCCTTCCCATCTGACCTATGCTGTCGATGTTCCCAATGCGGTCAAGTTCGCAGCCTCATTCTAG